The genomic region ATTATGCCAGTAGCGGAGAAATGGACGGAGTCGCTGTTCTGCGAAGCCATGGCGGCCGCTGGCAGGCTGTGCAGGATGGGGAGGTTCACATTGACATTGCCATCATTGCTGCTCCCACCGCGGACTCTTTCGGCAATGCCACGGGTGACCGCGGGCCGAGTGCCTGCGGAAGTCTCAATTTCGGGCTGGTCGATTCACTCTATGCGGACAAGACCATCGTGGTGACGGACAACCTGGTCGATTTCCCCTGCATCCCCTGGCAGATTCAGGGCAATCAGGTGGACTATGTGGTGGAACTTGAGGAGATCGGAGACCCGGCGAAAATCGTTAGCGGCACAACCCAGATCACCAAGAGCCCCGACCGACTGCTTATCGCTGACCTGACTGCCCGCTTCATCCGTTCCACCAGTCTCTATCGCGACGGTTTTTCCATGCAGGCCGGAGCCGGAGGGACGGCCCTCGCCATGGCTATCTATTTGAGAGACATGATGCGCGAAGACGGGATCCATGCCCGTTTCATTCGTGGTGGATCCACGAAGTATCTGGTGGAGATGCTCGAGGAAGGGCTGACGGACTTCATTCTGGACGGACAGACCTTCGATCTGGAAGGTGTTCGCTCCCTGCGCGAAAACTGGAATCACGTCGCCACGAGCCCCTACACCAGCTACAACTGGCACGGGAAGGGTAATTTCGCCTCCCTGGTGGATTTCGTGGTTCTGGGCGCAACGGAAGTGGATCGCCATTTCAATGCCAATGTGGTCACGCACTCGGACGGCCGCATGCTCCACGGTATCGGCGGATGGCAGAACTGCCTCTTTGCCAATACCACGATTCTTCCGATTCCGAGTTTTCGCGACCGGATCCCGGTTCTCGTCGATGAGGTTACTACTCTCTGTGGCCCCGGCGAGTTAATCGATGTCATCGTCTCGGAGCGAGGCATTGCCATCAATCCCCTCCGGGAAGATCTCATCGAGGAAACCCGGAATTCCGGGCTCCCCATCCGCAGTTTCGAGGAAATCCAGGAGGAGGTCGAAAAACTCTGCGGCGGAAAACCGGAGCATCCCGAGTTCACCGAGGAAGTAATCGGTATCGTCAAGTGGGTTGATGGCACAGTAATGGATTCGATATTTAAAGTGAAATCTTAAGGCAGCAACCGGCCTGGTTCCCCGCAATCCCCCTCCTCCTGGCCCAGGCCAAGCCAGACTTCCTCGAATAGCCTGAATCCTGTTCCTGCGCTTTCCCCGAGCTGATCACCTTCCATGATGCGCCGACCCCCACCAGGATCACCCTGTTCACATTGCAAGGGACAAGGAGATGAGGGTCGGGCACGGGACCTTCGCCCAAAACAAGAACCCCCTCCCGCTTTGCGGGAGGGGGTCTCTTTGCGAGCTATTTCAATAACAGGAGCTTCTCGCTGCGATCCCGGTCGCCGCATTGAAGCCTCGCAAAGTAAATCCCGGATACCAGTGAGCGCCCCCGCTCATCCCGTCCGTCCCAGATCACTTCCCGCAAGCCCGCCCTCTGGAAGCCATCGAAGAGAGATCGAAGCTGCCGGCCTTTCACATCATAGATATGCAGACTTGCCGGCCCGTCATGGTCCAGGCTGATCTGCAGTTGAACTCGCGGATTGAAGGGGTTGGGCCAGGCATTCAGGACCAGGGGAAAAGCATCGACGGGCGTGGCCGGCGAGCCTTCAGAATTCGAAGCTCCCGGTGTAGCCGTCTCCATGAAGTCCCAGGGAAGTCCGCCGTCCGAATATCGTCCGTAGGAAATGTCCGTGAGCTGGGAGCCGAAGGTCAGGAAGTCGATCGGAGTTCCGTCCGCCTGATAAAAACCAATCTCTTCCCCGTTGCTGGACAGCTTGAAGTTCGCATGCAGGGGGCCATCTTGCGGATCGTTGTCCGCCCAGACAATCAGGTAGCCAAAGGGCTCGATCACGGAGGCCGGATCCTGGGGGAAGGTCCATTTCCCGGGTATCGCCAGATCATCGCTCAGGGTCATGCCCGCAAGATCAATGACATCGCTCCCGGCATTGTAGATCTCGATCCAGTCATCATAGCTGCCAGCCTCATCCGGAAGCACGGAGACATTGTCAGCCATGAACTCATTGAGGAAAAGGGGAACGCTGGCATCCTGAATCATGACTTCTTCCGCGAAAAAGGGAGCGCCGATCGGGTAGGTGGCCTCCATCCCCAGTGAATCCACGGCCACGATCCACCACTTCAGCATGCCGGCCTCTTCCATGGGAACGCTCTCGACGAACCAGTTCAGGGAGTCCGGTCCAGTGGGCATCATCTCCAGTTCATGGGACTGCCCCGCCATCTCCAGATGCAGGTCCATAGTGTAAGGACGTTCATGAATGCCAAGTCTTGCATCGACCCGCAGGCTGTCCTCCGTCCAGGGATTCTCCGGGCTGAAATCAGCACTGAGGATTCGGGGGAAGCTTGCAGCCTGGTTTGCCAGTCCGGAGCTGGGGAGCATCTTCTGCCAGGTGATCCAGCCATCGGGGAAGCGCCCCTCGGACGCGCCTTCCTGAAGCGGCCCGTAACGAACCCGATCTACCTGGTTTCCATCCTGATCCAGGAGAATCAGGATTCCCCCGGCCGGGTCCAGCACAGCAGGTCCACCGGTCGGCATGACCTCATGAACCATGTAATCCCCGGGTTCCAGCACGGTCGCGGGAATGCTGCTGAAATCCCCCCCATAGAGATTCCAGCCCACCAGCATCATGGACTCCTCACCGTAGTTATGAATCTCCACCCAGCCCTCGCCGGGGCCGGAAATGGCCAATTGAAGCTCGTTGATTCCGACCGGCGTGATCGTGGATTTGAAATCAGGAATCATGGTCTCAAACTGCGTGTCCCGCTGGTTGAGCCGATAGCGAAGGTAGCTTTCTGCGATATCGTAATAGTC from Candidatus Krumholzibacteriia bacterium harbors:
- the citF gene encoding citrate lyase subunit alpha; the encoded protein is MSDFVKNAAGRSIPKKVNGVDQVPFQGVGKHPPLEKKAAAPNASCQDFPADGDKRVSSLREALEKCGLRDGMTISNHHHFRNGDRVMTRVFDAAAEMGVQGLTWFPSAAFPCHEPVIEHMKNGVVKRVEGSLNGPLGDYASSGEMDGVAVLRSHGGRWQAVQDGEVHIDIAIIAAPTADSFGNATGDRGPSACGSLNFGLVDSLYADKTIVVTDNLVDFPCIPWQIQGNQVDYVVELEEIGDPAKIVSGTTQITKSPDRLLIADLTARFIRSTSLYRDGFSMQAGAGGTALAMAIYLRDMMREDGIHARFIRGGSTKYLVEMLEEGLTDFILDGQTFDLEGVRSLRENWNHVATSPYTSYNWHGKGNFASLVDFVVLGATEVDRHFNANVVTHSDGRMLHGIGGWQNCLFANTTILPIPSFRDRIPVLVDEVTTLCGPGELIDVIVSERGIAINPLREDLIEETRNSGLPIRSFEEIQEEVEKLCGGKPEHPEFTEEVIGIVKWVDGTVMDSIFKVKS